A stretch of Planococcus citri chromosome 5, ihPlaCitr1.1, whole genome shotgun sequence DNA encodes these proteins:
- the LOC135846628 gene encoding uncharacterized protein LOC135846628, protein MNFINDAVLRSILTSKHHENVSSKSIRILDWQIDDSIVKAGSNFSTQVSRLTIRYLENPQTEEHHDDIAPRKEHFFLKVPVNAPLYELHKQLGSYDKEVAIYTEVLPQMYIVVDEYFSPRQYYSDDEKSLVLEDLSQSGYRCADRLEQLDIEHCFHALRCLAKFHALSVKVESTVGLPESVKRDHFLHPEGWSADTGAAIKLQIPIFIDSLPSDLKDQYPKMIDYFQKLSSLEAVTSMQEQLMANEFKVLNHGDFWTNNIMFKYDKCDTIKEVKLIDFQMTTWSSPARDLIYFAITSIKFQVYRKYFPLLLKIYLDTLNRILGLLNCPTYNMSSLLDDIDIMFPFASITLCSMLPIIISDPDDPINTEEMSKDDKIEIHGMAKGYKQKPFRVISAKWFEHFAQKGTLRIDE, encoded by the exons AAATCGATTCGTATACTCGATTGGCAAATCGACGACAGCATCGTAAAAGCTGGAAGCAACTTTTCGACTCAAGTATCTCGTCTAACTATTCGCTACTTGGAAAATCCTCAAACTGAAGAACATCACGACGACATCGCTCCTCGAAAAGAACACTTCTTCCTCAAGGTACCAGTCAACGCTCCACTCTACGAATTACACAAACAATTGGGCAGCTACGACAAAGAGGTAGCAATATACACCGAAGTACTCCCTCAAATGTACATCGTCGTTGACGAGTACTTCTCACCGAGACAATACTACTCAGACGATGAAAAATCTCTAGTATTAGAAGATCTATCCCAATCCGGGTACAGATGCGCCGATCGACTGGAACAGCTCGATATCGAGCACTGTTTTCACGCTCTTCGATGCCTCGCCAAATTCCACGCATTATCCGTCAAAGTGGAGTCAACCGTCGGTCTACCAGAATCGGTAAAACGGGACCATTTCCTACACCCAGAGGGATGGTCTGCTGACACTGGTGCCGCGATCAAGTTACAGATACCCATATTTATCGATAGTCTTCCATCCGATCTGAAAGATCAATACCCCAAAATGATcgactattttcaaaaattatcgtcTCTCGAAGCTGTAACAAGCATGCAGGAACAGCTGATGGCTAACGAgttcaaagttttgaatcaCGGTGATTTCTGGACCAATAACATAATGTTCAAGTACGACAAATGCGATACGATTAAGGAAGttaaattgatcgattttcaaatGACTACGTGGTCGAGTCCGGCCAGAGATTTGATTTATTTCGCCATCACCAGTATCAAATTCCAAGTGTACCGAAAATATTTCCCcctgttgttgaaaatttatctgGATACGTTGAACAGAATACTCGGTCTGTTGAATTGTCCAACTTACAATATGAGCAGTCTGCTCGACGATATAGATATTATGTTTCCGTTCGCGTCGATCACATTATGCAGCATGCTGCCTATAATCATATCAGATCCGGATGATCCGATCAACACCGAAGAAATGAGCAAAGATGATAAAATCGAAATCCACGGTATGGCCAAGGGCTATAAACAGAAACCTTTCCGGGTTATTTCAGCCAAGTGGTTCGAGCATTTCGCCCAGAAAG gtactcTGCGCATCGACGAATAG